Proteins found in one Neurospora crassa OR74A linkage group II, whole genome shotgun sequence genomic segment:
- a CDS encoding ubiquitin-activating enzyme E1 3, variant, producing the protein MVGAGGIGCELLKNLVLTGFGEVHVVDLDTIDLSNLNRQFLFRHEHIKKSKALVAKEAAQKFNPAVKIVAHHANIKDAQFNIEWFSSFRIVFNALDNLEARRHVNKMCLAADVPLIESGTTGFNGQVQVIKKGVTACYDCAPKETPKSFPVCTIRSTPSQPIHCIVWGKSYLLNEIFGASEDESAFDHTVDGDNAQEIEELKRESAALRKIRNSVGTEEFAQMLFEKVFKTDIERLRSMEDMWKTRKPPEPLNYKELLDKAKSLDKDKVLKDAQKVWSLEENLVVFNDSLERLSKRVLENKSAGEESIITFDKDDEDTLDFVAASANIRSAVFGIDRKSKFDIKQMAGNIIPAIATTNAIVAGLCVLEAFKVLKGHYEQAKEVFLTPFANARMLASDKSREPNPDCPVCGVYQTRAYVDLEKATLNDLVEHLIKTNLGYGEKDFAISNEVGILYDPDETDNLEKKLSELGIKSDSFLTITDEDDEEPFVNVVVAIQEAKEPLGDKPVKGILDPEDVKIPLKPKKQSQPEPVATPTAATNGASISNGQNGGVINLDGDEPMTTPAKSLKRGHPEDAEGPSVKKIKANDKAADDDIVFIEDSAGAIVIDDD; encoded by the exons ATGGTAGGCGCCGGCGGCATCGGCTGCGAACTCCTCAAGAACCTCGTCCTTACCGGCTTCGGTGAAGTCCACGTCGTCGATCTCGACACCATCGATctctccaacctcaaccgccAGTTTCTCTTTCGTCACGAACATATCAAAAAATCAAAGGCACTTGTAGCCAAGGAGGCTGCGCAAAAGTTCAACCCCGCCGTTAAGATTGTCGCCCACCATGCGAACATCAAAGATGCGCAGTTCAATATCGAGTGGTTCAGCAGTTTCCGGATAGTCTTCAACGCGCTCGACAACCTCGAAGCCCGTCGCCATGTCAACAAGATGTGTCTTGCCGCCGACGTCCCCCTCATCGAAAGTGGAACAACCGGCTTCAACGGCCAGGTACAAGTCATCAAAAAGGGTGTCACAGCCTGCTACGATTGCGCGCCCAAGGAGACGCCAAAGTCATTCCCCGTATGCACGATTCGCAGTACACCGAGCCAGCCTATTCACTGTATAGTGTGGGGCAAGAGCTACTTGCTCAACGAGATTTTCGGAGCGAGCGAAGACGAGTCAGCATTCGATCATACTGTTGATGGTGATAATGCGCAGGAGATCGAGGAGCTCAAACGCGAGTCGGCGGCGCTACGAAAGATCAGGAATTCTGTGGGTACAGAAGAGTTCGCGCAGATGCTTTTCGAAAAGGTATTCAAGACGGATATCGAGCGGTTGCGCTCAATGGAGGACATGTGGAAGACGCGCAAGCCGCCTGAGCCACTCAACTACAAGGAACTCCTCGATAAGGCCAAGTCGctcgacaaggacaaggttTTGAAGGATGCTCAGAAGGTGTGGTCGCTGGAAGAGaacctcgtcgtcttcaaTGACAGTCTCGAGCGACTTAGCAAGAGGGTTCTGGAGAACAAGAGCGCCGGTGAAgaatccatcatcacctttgACAAGGACGATGAGGATACCCTGGACTTTGTCGCCGCGAGTGCCAACATTCGCTCAGCGGTGTTCGGTATTGACAGAAAGTCAAAGTTCGACATTAAGCAGATGGCTGGCAACATTATCCCTGCCATTGCGACAACGAACGCCATCGTCGCCGGTCTTTGCGTGCTGGAGGCATTCAAGGTCCTGAAGGGCCACTACGAGCAGGCCAAGGAGGTTTTCCTTACGCCGTTTGCTAATGCACGTATGTTGGCGTCCGACAAGTCACGGGAGCCTAACCCTGATTGCCCGGTCTGCGGTGTTTACCAGACGAGAGCGTATGTCGATTTGGAGAAGGCGACGTTGAACGATTTGGTAGAACACTTGATCAAGACGAATCTGGGGTATGGCGAGAAGGATTTCGCTATTAGTAACGAGGTTGGCATTCTGTACGACCCGGATGAGACGGATAATCTGGAGAAGAAGCTTTCGGAGCTGG GCATCAAATCCGATTCATTCCTGACCATCaccgacgaagacgatgaggaaCCTTTCGTTAACGTCGTCGTTGCCATCCAAGAAGC CAAGGAGCCTCTGGGTGACAAGCCAGTCAAGGGCATTCTCGACCCAGAGGACGTCAAGATCCCACTCAAGCCCAAGAAGCAGTCACAGCCTGAGCCAGTGGCTACGCCGACAGCTGCCACCAACGGTGCCAGCATATCCAACGGCCAGAACGGAGGAGTAATAAACCTTGATGGCGATGAGCCAATGACGACACCAGCCAAGTCGCTCAAGCGCGGCCACCCCGAAGACGCAGAGGGTCCATCGgtcaagaagatcaaggccaACGACAAGGCGGCGGATGACGATATCGTCTTTATCGAGGATAGTGCGGGAGCTATCGTGATTGATGATGACTGA
- a CDS encoding ubiquitin-activating enzyme E1 3 has product MDPAMGNPMVPMTAQIPAPVAQPIPLPVLTRDSYNSQSLGRSLNANVKQARVLMVGAGGIGCELLKNLVLTGFGEVHVVDLDTIDLSNLNRQFLFRHEHIKKSKALVAKEAAQKFNPAVKIVAHHANIKDAQFNIEWFSSFRIVFNALDNLEARRHVNKMCLAADVPLIESGTTGFNGQVQVIKKGVTACYDCAPKETPKSFPVCTIRSTPSQPIHCIVWGKSYLLNEIFGASEDESAFDHTVDGDNAQEIEELKRESAALRKIRNSVGTEEFAQMLFEKVFKTDIERLRSMEDMWKTRKPPEPLNYKELLDKAKSLDKDKVLKDAQKVWSLEENLVVFNDSLERLSKRVLENKSAGEESIITFDKDDEDTLDFVAASANIRSAVFGIDRKSKFDIKQMAGNIIPAIATTNAIVAGLCVLEAFKVLKGHYEQAKEVFLTPFANARMLASDKSREPNPDCPVCGVYQTRAYVDLEKATLNDLVEHLIKTNLGYGEKDFAISNEVGILYDPDETDNLEKKLSELGIKSDSFLTITDEDDEEPFVNVVVAIQEAKEPLGDKPVKGILDPEDVKIPLKPKKQSQPEPVATPTAATNGASISNGQNGGVINLDGDEPMTTPAKSLKRGHPEDAEGPSVKKIKANDKAADDDIVFIEDSAGAIVIDDD; this is encoded by the exons ATGGATCCCGCAATGGGCAATCCCATGGTCCCCATGACGGCGCAAATACCAGCACCAGTTGCCCAGCCTATTCCCTTGCCGGTGTTGACGCGGGACAGCTACAATTCGCAATCATTAGGGCGGTCTTTGAATGCAAATGTCAAGCAG GCGCGCGTGCTCATGGTAGGCGCCGGCGGCATCGGCTGCGAACTCCTCAAGAACCTCGTCCTTACCGGCTTCGGTGAAGTCCACGTCGTCGATCTCGACACCATCGATctctccaacctcaaccgccAGTTTCTCTTTCGTCACGAACATATCAAAAAATCAAAGGCACTTGTAGCCAAGGAGGCTGCGCAAAAGTTCAACCCCGCCGTTAAGATTGTCGCCCACCATGCGAACATCAAAGATGCGCAGTTCAATATCGAGTGGTTCAGCAGTTTCCGGATAGTCTTCAACGCGCTCGACAACCTCGAAGCCCGTCGCCATGTCAACAAGATGTGTCTTGCCGCCGACGTCCCCCTCATCGAAAGTGGAACAACCGGCTTCAACGGCCAGGTACAAGTCATCAAAAAGGGTGTCACAGCCTGCTACGATTGCGCGCCCAAGGAGACGCCAAAGTCATTCCCCGTATGCACGATTCGCAGTACACCGAGCCAGCCTATTCACTGTATAGTGTGGGGCAAGAGCTACTTGCTCAACGAGATTTTCGGAGCGAGCGAAGACGAGTCAGCATTCGATCATACTGTTGATGGTGATAATGCGCAGGAGATCGAGGAGCTCAAACGCGAGTCGGCGGCGCTACGAAAGATCAGGAATTCTGTGGGTACAGAAGAGTTCGCGCAGATGCTTTTCGAAAAGGTATTCAAGACGGATATCGAGCGGTTGCGCTCAATGGAGGACATGTGGAAGACGCGCAAGCCGCCTGAGCCACTCAACTACAAGGAACTCCTCGATAAGGCCAAGTCGctcgacaaggacaaggttTTGAAGGATGCTCAGAAGGTGTGGTCGCTGGAAGAGaacctcgtcgtcttcaaTGACAGTCTCGAGCGACTTAGCAAGAGGGTTCTGGAGAACAAGAGCGCCGGTGAAgaatccatcatcacctttgACAAGGACGATGAGGATACCCTGGACTTTGTCGCCGCGAGTGCCAACATTCGCTCAGCGGTGTTCGGTATTGACAGAAAGTCAAAGTTCGACATTAAGCAGATGGCTGGCAACATTATCCCTGCCATTGCGACAACGAACGCCATCGTCGCCGGTCTTTGCGTGCTGGAGGCATTCAAGGTCCTGAAGGGCCACTACGAGCAGGCCAAGGAGGTTTTCCTTACGCCGTTTGCTAATGCACGTATGTTGGCGTCCGACAAGTCACGGGAGCCTAACCCTGATTGCCCGGTCTGCGGTGTTTACCAGACGAGAGCGTATGTCGATTTGGAGAAGGCGACGTTGAACGATTTGGTAGAACACTTGATCAAGACGAATCTGGGGTATGGCGAGAAGGATTTCGCTATTAGTAACGAGGTTGGCATTCTGTACGACCCGGATGAGACGGATAATCTGGAGAAGAAGCTTTCGGAGCTGG GCATCAAATCCGATTCATTCCTGACCATCaccgacgaagacgatgaggaaCCTTTCGTTAACGTCGTCGTTGCCATCCAAGAAGC CAAGGAGCCTCTGGGTGACAAGCCAGTCAAGGGCATTCTCGACCCAGAGGACGTCAAGATCCCACTCAAGCCCAAGAAGCAGTCACAGCCTGAGCCAGTGGCTACGCCGACAGCTGCCACCAACGGTGCCAGCATATCCAACGGCCAGAACGGAGGAGTAATAAACCTTGATGGCGATGAGCCAATGACGACACCAGCCAAGTCGCTCAAGCGCGGCCACCCCGAAGACGCAGAGGGTCCATCGgtcaagaagatcaaggccaACGACAAGGCGGCGGATGACGATATCGTCTTTATCGAGGATAGTGCGGGAGCTATCGTGATTGATGATGACTGA
- the oar1 gene encoding 3-oxoacyl-[acyl-carrier-protein]-reductase: MRSLLHKQALITGGGSGIGLAIARRLYLEGCSVTLLGRTESTLQRASQSLLLSQPLHSPAQQPSDTKRVSYHPLNVTSASSWEDLLQSNSKGGKGRVDILINCAGITQRSPLMKTSIEEVEGLLDTNLRGTVLGCKFVGRAMLRNRPSQQHPRVKADEGGAEGVMEGTEEEGKGEGKGQGVREGVQERGVIINVASLLAQKGVIGTSVYAAAKAGVVGLTTSLAHEYGRSGIRVNAVLPGYIETDMTTGLKNPSILQQIPLGRFGTTDEVADAALFLIKNPYANNCVLNLDGGLSAV, from the exons ATGCGCTCCCTCCTACACAAACAAGCCCTCATAACCGGCGGCGGCTCCGGCATCGGTCTCGCCATCGCCCGCCGTCTCTACCTCGAAGGCTGCTCCGTGACTCTCTTGGGGAGGACCGAATCCACCCTTCAACGCGCCTCCCAATCTCTCCTTTTATCCCAGCCACTACACAGCCCAGCACAACAACCATCAGACACAAAGAGGGTATCCTACCACCCCCTAAACGTCACTAGCGCTTCGTCCTGGGAGGACCTCTTACAGAGTAATTCAAAAGGTGGTAAAGGGAGGGTAGACATCCTCATCAACTGCGCAGGCATCACGCAGCGGAGTCCATTAATGAAGACTTCTAtcgaggaagtggaagggttGTTGGATACGAATTTGCGAGGGACCGTGTTGGGGTGTAAGTTTGTGGGGAGGGCTATGTTGCGGAATCGGCCAAGTCAGCAGCACCCGAGAGTGAAAGCGGACGagggaggagcagaaggggtgatggaggggacagaagaggaagggaaaggggaagggaaaggacaAGGGGTGCGAGAGGGAGTACAAGAAAGGGGAGTAATCATCAACGTGGCAAGTCTACTTGCGCAAAAGGGGGTGATTGGGACGAGTGTCTATGCGGCTGCTAAGGCGGGGGTTGTTG GCTTAACAACCTCCCTCGCACACGAGTACGGCAGATCCGGGATAAGAGTCAACGCTGTTCTGCCGGGCTACATCGAAACGGACATGACTACCG GTCTCAAAAACCCTTCCATTCTCCAACAAATTCCCCTAGGCCGCTTCGGAACAACAGATGAAGTCGCCGACGCTGCCCTGTTCCTTATCAAGAACCCGTATGCAAACAACTGCGTACTTAATCTTGATGGAGGGTTAAGTGCTGTCTGA
- a CDS encoding DNA polymerase delta subunit 4, whose product MPVTRKSTRSRGGAAAAAQGKQQTLSFHHRVTKPTVKTGKDLVKEEEAPDLNKIKAKDIKVEEEAIKEPEPSESEEEEEEHEKKEKKKQPHATKVKKPAKKAATKHVKEVHVKEEPKQEEKKEEEEPKRSEIELCALEIPQSAIDAYWNKIDSARMASTVHKKHTQDLTTGEKVLRYFDVSSHYGPCIGITRLKRWQRAEKLGLNPPLEVLAVLLKEGEGEDKVKERAHMDELLNSVSTGP is encoded by the exons ATGCCAGTCACACGCAAATCAACTCGCTCTCGTGGcggcgccgctgccgctgcccaaGGCAAACAGCAGAccctctccttccaccaCCGCGTCACCAAGCCGACCGTCAAAACAGGCAAAGACCTCgtcaaagaggaggaagcacCTGACCTAAACAAgatcaaggccaaggacatcaaggtcgaagaggaagccatTAAAGAACCCGAGCCTAGCGagtcggaagaggaggaggaggagcacgagaagaaagagaagaagaagcagccaCATGCCACCAAGGTGAAGAAGCCCGCAAAGAAAGCCGCGACGAAGCACGTCAAGGAGGTACACGTCAAGGAGGAACCCaagcaggaggagaagaaagaagaagaggaaccaAAAAGAAGCGAAATCGAACTCTGCGCCCTGGAGATCCCGCAATCTGCCATTGATGCCTATTGGAACAAGATCGACTCGGCGCGCATGGCGTCCACCGTGCACAAGAAGCATACACAGGACTTGACGACGGGGGAGAAGGTCCTGAGGTATTTTGATGTTAGTAGTCATTATGGT CCTTGCATCGGAATTACTCGTCTCAAGCGCTGGCAGAGGGCAGAGAAACTGGGACTTAACCCCCCTCTTGAAGTCTTGGCGGTCTTGttgaaggagggagagggtgaAGATAAGGTTAAAGAGAGGGCGCATATGGATGAATTGTTGAACAGTGTTTCTACTGGTCCTTGA
- the stk-22 gene encoding serine/threonine protein kinase: MEPQQPTQQPSMSSSSQTPTQHHPRPLHPFLPPMASQIPHRTANSTPVSSPGLFSPSIPRSNMSLSGQPSSENTTPAPTLHSPYLHPLQSHKVRETHKANVEHDYTTGRKAINQYEIIEELGRGMHGKVKLARNTQTGDNVAIKIIPRFSKKRRLGKVTAMSTQDKSKREIAILKKIRHPNVVALLEIIDDPELKKIYMVLEHVELGEVVWRKKGLPHICAYERRRQEREQLGALPDAREEEYLRFMEKRQAEKEAKRAHVARQAHPNNAEFWSLEFGAADDDDLDFHARSLGRDSSIPSFAGDWLGLSSRVTSRAPSRTQSMKSISRSNTPQPSEPDHASIASVVPEVDEDEMETPHGHSHINQDSAIEDSLFAPRENEHSLRKRSPSMADSILSHMSSVDYNRVHDPFVDDYSYVPCFTIDKARSAFRDTVLGLEYLHYEGVVHRDIKPANLLCTKDHRVKISDFGVSYFGRPLRDGEPDEPVSESEARDFDNDLELAKTVGTPAFFAPELCYTDTYDDRPGQQPKITEQIDVWSLGVTLYCLIFARIPFLAEDEWRMFKKIATEDIYIPRQRLRPVDPSTKPDEKSLYTRVNRDPYRNDDEPLYEEIDNDLYDLLSKMLTKNPEKRIRLRDVKRHPWVLKDIDNVIAWLDDTDPSRRTAGRRIQVDERDITQAVVPLTFVERAKLAFKKTVTKFTHRGDRSESVSSRKRATSSAASSSAESPAVGIPTPGVRDGRRKSLRPDDYFSNLSQYSTGSHPLTQSVTASPSHSPLGGSPASAVPEPSTSAVSKHSTTRQLREFFNRERDELPDRTSMKPRDRGHARSATNTFLRLTPTTGFVPNHCQTVPPTPLYGIAPEDPCNALRKTRDMKPPADDTSRARSVDRGFFASDDKRAGPRVALSTAVAPGNVQMPQRPRITHSIDLAKVSEQSEEQSLPPPTPGTSTFHHHHHQSESHIVDRQRPMVELDERPQTAHRIEDFISATLNKKLPLAQDPDNHTLRGNHETSSAEPASVPCPPSPGDNMFSRAQSRQGTIVWSSTTSMAALTSPLTSPSEAASPRYSSKQSLTKDAVEQILAFQSDPSLPALLSSTSSVSADPEGEFLGNPGVVCRSSLIDTTDSLTPPAFSKEPVAGFPLEEQQEQVTPTAVPVCVTANKPAVKHNPVSHVRAKSQYYRSHHDDDDSDSDEGLVMARRKKSPTISSPSPALTSKEPISMGRLVNGTRRRDTNASVGSTDTAKKLVVESD, translated from the exons ATGGAgcctcaacaaccaacacaacaaccttcgatgtcgtcgtcctcccaGACGCCGACTCAACACCATCCGCGGCCCCtccaccccttccttcctccaatGGCCTCGCAAATACCGCACCGGACCGCCAATAGCACTCCGGTCTCCTCGCCTGGCCTTTTCAGTCCGAGCATCCCCCGTTCAAACATGTCGCTCTCCGGCCAACCATCGTCCGAGAACACCACTCCGGCGCCGACCCTGCACAGCCCTTATCTTCACCCGCTCCAGAGCCACAAGGTTCGCGA AACCCACAAGGCCAACGTCGAGCACGATTACACGACCGGGCGCAAGGCCATCAATCAGTATGAAATCATCGAAGAGCTTGGACGTGGCATGCATGGCAAGGTCAAACTGGCACGCAACACCCAGACCGGCGACAATGTGGCCATCAAGATTATTCCCAGGTTCTCCAAGAAGAGACGGCTCGGCAAGGTTACCGCCATGTCGACGCAGGACAAGAGCAAGCGCGAGATCGCCATCCTCAAGAAGATCCGTCATCCCAACGTTGTCGCCCTCCTCGAAATCATCGACGACCCCGAGCTCAAGAAAATCTACATGGTGCTGGAACACGTGGAGCTGGGCGAGGTTGTCTGGAGAAAGAAGGGTCTCCCTCACATCTGCGCTTATGAACGCCGACGCCAGGAGAGAGAACAGCTGGGAGCCTTGCCGGATGcaagagaggaggagtaccTGCGCTTCATGGAAAAACGCCAAGCCGAGAAGGAAGCTAAGCGGGCGCATGTGGCGCGACAGGCTCACCCCAACAACGCCGAGTTCTGGAGTCTCGAGTTCGGTGCcgccgatgacgacgatcTTGATTTCCACGCTAGGTCCCTGGGCAGAGACTCGTCCATCCCGTCCTTTGCCGGCGACTGGCTTGGCCTTTCATCCAGAGTGACCTCCCGCGCGCCCTCCCGAACACAGTCGATGAAGTCCATCTCCCGCTCCAACACCCCCCAGCCTTCCGAGCCCGACCATGCCTCGATTGCGTCGGTTGTTCCTGAGGTGGACGAAGATGAGATGGAGACGCCCCATGGACACTCGCACATCAACCAGGATTCTGCGATCGAGGACTCGCTGTTCGCCCCCCGCGAGAATGAACACAGCCTCCGCAAGAGGTCCCCCAGCATGGCCGACTCCATCCTGTCTCACATGTCGTCGGTTGACTACAACAGAGTGCACGACCCTTTCGTTGACGATTACTCGTATGTACCCTGCTTCACAATCGACAAGGCCAGGTCGGCCTTCCGCGACACCGTCCTCGGTCTTGAGTACCTCCATTATGAAGGCGTTGTCCACCGTGACATCAAGCCTGCCAACCTGCTTTGCACCAAGGATCACCGAGTCAAGATCTCCGACTTCGGCGTCTCCTACTTTGGACGGCCCCTCCGCGATGGCGAGCCCGATGAGCCTGTTTCCGAGTCTGAAGCCCGCGACTTCGATAACGACCTTGAGCTGGCCAAGACGGTCGGCACCCCTGCTTTCTTTGCCCCCGAGCTCTGTTACACCGACACCTACGATGACCGACCTGGCCAGCAGCCCAAGATCACCGAGCAGATTGATGTGTGGTCTCTAGGCGTTACCCTCTACTGCTTGATCTTTGCCCGCATCCCCTTCCTGGCGGAGGACGAGTGGCGCATGTTCAAGAAGATTGCTACCGAAGACATCTACATTCCGAGACAGCGCCTCCGCCCCGTCGATCCTTCCACCAAACCCGACGAAAAGTCCCTGTACACGCGAGTCAACCGCGATCCGTATCGTAACGACGACGAGCCCTTATACGAAGAGATTGATAACGACCTCTACGACCTGCTCAGCAAGATGTTGACCAAGAACCCCGAGAAGCGGATCCGCCTGCGTGACGTCAAGAGACACCCGTGGGTCCTTAAGGACATTGATAATGTCATAGCCTGGCTGGATGATACCGATCCGTCTCGTCGCACGGCAGGTAGGAGAATCCAAGTCGACGAACGCGATATTACTCAAGCCGTTGTGCCCCTTACATTTGTCGAGCGGGCCAAGTTGGCTTTCAAGAAGACGGTTACCAAGTTCACGCACAGAGGAGATCGCTCAGAGAGCGTGTCTTCACGCAAACGTGCCACGAGCAGTGCCGCCAGCTCATCGGCGGAAAGTCCCGCCGTCGGCATACCTACCCCTGGAGTGCGTGACGGGCGGCGCAAAAGCTTACGCCCCGACGATTATTTTTCCAACCTTTCTCAATACTCGACAGGGTCGCACCCATTGACTCAAAGTGTCACCGCGAGCCCATCACACTCGCCACTTGGAGGCTCCCCGGCTTCAGCCGTGCCAGAGCCCTCGACCTCGGCCGTCAGCAAACATTCGACCACACGTCAACTACGCGAGTTTTTTAATCGAGAACGAGACGAGTTGCCCGATCGCACTTCCATGAAACCACGAGACCGTGGCCACGCCCGATCCGCCACCAACACTTTTTTACGCCTTACCCCCACGACAGGCTTCGTACCGAACCACTGTCAAACCGTACCACCTACTCCTCTCTATGGTATCGCACCCGAAGACCCCTGCAACGCTCTCAGGAAGACCCGGGACATGAAGCCTCCCGCTGATGATACCAGCCGAGCACGTTCCGTTGATCGGGGGTTTTTTGCTAGTGACGACAAACGGGCTGGACCTAGGGTCGCTCTTAGCACTGCTGTTGCACCCGGCAATGTTCAGATGCCTCAAAGACCACGTATCACGCATTCAATCGACCTTGCAAAGGTCTCGGAGCAGTCGGAGGAGCAGAGCCTGCCGCCCCCTACGCCTGGTACCAGCACcttccaccatcaccaccaccaatctGAAAGCCACATTGTCGACCGACAACGTCCGATGGTTGAACTCGATGAACGCCCTCAGACAGCACACCGGATCGAAGACTTCATCAGCGCGACTCTGAATAAAAAGCTTCCCCTAGCACAGGATCCCGACAACCACACCTTAAGAGGAAACCACGAGACTTCTTCCGCCGAACCCGCATCTGTTCCGTGCCCTCCTTCGCCCGGAGATAACATGTTCAGCAGGGCACAATCTCGCCAAGGCACCATCGTCTGGTCTAGCACTACATCCATGGCAGCTTTGACCTCTCCGCTAACTAGTCCTAGCGAGGCAGCGAGCCCGCGGTACAGCTCCAAGCAGAGTCTAACGAAAGACGCCGTAGAGCAGATCCTAGCCTTCCAGTCTGACCCTTCTCTTCCGGCTCTgctcagcagcaccagctcTGTGTCCGCGGACCCAGAAGGCGAGTTCCTTGGCAACCCAGGAGTGGTCTGTCGGTCATCGTTGATCGACACAACTGACTCCCTTACACCTCCAGCTTTCTCAAAGGAGCCTGTGGCTGGTTTCCCGCTCGAagagcagcaggagcaggttACACCAACGGCTGTACCCGTTTGTGTGACAGCTAACAAGCCGGCTGTTAAGCACAACCCCGTGTCTCATGTGCGGGCAAAGAGTCAATACTATCGCAGTCAccatgacgatgacgacagcGATAGTGATGAAGGGCTGGTCATGGCTAGGCGGAAGAAAAGCCCAACAatctcttctccttcacctGCATTGACTTCCAAGGAGCCCATTTCCATGGGAAGATTGGTCAATGGTACGAGGCGTCGGGACACCAATGCTAGCGTGGGAAGCACAGATACTGCTAAGAAGCTCGTTGTGGAGAGCGACTGA
- the acw-6 gene encoding anchored cell wall protein 6, which translates to MKTSAILALTGALAVSAQFPDNFPSCGTLCGNNMLDKAGSEFPCARDDASCLCQYVNFGYGVRDCSIAVCSESDADTTIDWAKKWCADAGIDLNLFPAAAGPGAGGSIPGVPTTTTTVTSGVSTMPSSAVTSDASSDSAGAGGAATAITTSEFTSTWTSGDSTGTTTGTTTISGISGVAGATSVPQVTSTGEATTTVTSDSTTFESTFSTTVTSSLTGSALSSALQSQASSVSSPGAAPHQTAAPIAGVLAAAGFAAMLL; encoded by the exons ATGAAGACCTCTGCTATCCTCGCTCTCACCGGCGCTCTTGCCGTCAGCGCCCAGTTCCCCGACAACTTCCCCAGCTGCGGT ACCCTCTGCGGCAACAACATGCTTGACAAGGCTGGCTCCGAGTTCCCTTGCGCCCGTGATGATGCTTCTTGCTTGTGCCAGTACGTCAACTTCGGCTACGGTGTTCGCGACTGCTCCATCGCTGTCTGCTCTGAGAGCGACGCCGACACCACCATCGACTGGGCCAAGAAGTGGTGCGCCGACGCCGGAATCGACCTCAACCTTTTCCCCGCCGCTGCC GGTCCTGGCGCTGGTGGCTCTATCCCCGGTGTGcccactaccactaccaccgtGACCTCCGGCGTCAGCACTATGCCCTCCAGCGCCGTCACCTCCGACGCTTCCTCTGACAGCGCCGGTGCCGGCGGCGCCGCtaccgccatcaccaccagcgaGTTCACCTCCACCTGGACCAGTGGCGACTCTACCggtaccaccaccggcaccaccaccatctctgGCATCTCTGGTGTCGCTGGCGCTACCTCGGTTCCCCAGGTCACCAGCACCGGCGAGGCTACCACCACTGTCACCTCTGACAGCACCACCTTCGAGAGCACTTTCAGCACCACTGTCACCTCGTCGCTCACCGGCTCTGCCCTCAGCTCTGCCCTCCAGAGCCAGGCTAGCAGCGTTTCCAGCCCTGGCGCT GCTCCTCACCAGACTGCCGCTCCCATCGCCGGTgtccttgccgccgccggtttCGCCGCCATGCTTCTTTAA